The following coding sequences lie in one Rutidosis leptorrhynchoides isolate AG116_Rl617_1_P2 chromosome 4, CSIRO_AGI_Rlap_v1, whole genome shotgun sequence genomic window:
- the LOC139904510 gene encoding ABC transporter G family member 23, with protein sequence MASCFHPTSAEDDSAALFTASDNSPAQSTSPSSSSHHSLPPPYTSKPSYKLTIKNLSYTIKTSTDFSLSWLINKPKHINILKSVSFVAQSSEIMAIVGPSGSGKSSLLHFVSGRVRNNTLDPKTTISLNDYPITSPSQMKKICGLVAQEDNLLPLLTVKETLMYSAKFRLKDTSSKEKEERVECLMRELGLVHVRDSFVGDEDDRGISGGERKRVSIGVDMIPDPPILLLDEPTSGLDSSSALQVIELLSNMASSKQRTIILSIHQPSYRVLQYISNFLILSNGSVIHNGSLESLEETINQLGFEIPTQLNALEFSMEIKEVLETSYNSKDPVITFRELMEPSFATVWAEQTHGTFQELLRRDQNMDRTRYKHGLYEILVLCTRFWKSIYRTKQLFLARTMQAIVGGLGLGSVYVNIKNNENGIAERLGLFAFSLSFLLSSTVEALPIYLQERRVLMKEASRGAYKTSSYMIANTIVFLPFLFVVGLLFSIPVYWLVGLNPSFTAFAFFVFVVWLIVLMASSLVLFLSAVSPDFISGNSLICTVLGAFFLFSGYFIPKELIPKYWMFMYYVSLYRYPLDSWLVNEYWERMDVCFSGESYGSKCMVTGKDILNGRGLSFDTRWMNVGIMFGFFVFYRVLCWIILARKVSRTTI encoded by the coding sequence ATGGCTTCTTGTTTCCACCCTACTTCCGCTGAAGACGACTCTGCCGCCCTTTTCACCGCCTCCGATAACTCACCGGCCCAATCCACTAGCCCATCCTCCTCCTCCCACCACTCCTTACCACCACCTTACACCTCAAAACCATCTTACAAGCTCACTATCAAAAACCTCTCATACACCATCAAAACAAGCACGGATTTTTCACTTTCATGGCTCATAAACAAACCAAAACATATTAATATTCTAAAGTCCGTATCTTTTGTCGCACAAAGCTCGGAGATCATGGCGATTGTTGGCCCGAGTGGGAGTGGGAAGTCAAGTTTGCTTCATTTTGTATCGGGCCGTGTTAGAAACAACACATTGGATCCAAAAACTACTATCTCACTCAACGATTACCCGATCACGAGTccgtcacaaatgaaaaaaatatgTGGGCTTGTGGCCCAAGAAGATAACTTGCTTCCATTGTTAACTGTGAAGGAAACTTTGATGTATAGTGCTAAGTTTAGGCTAAAAGACACGAGTTCAAAAGAGAAAGAAGAGAGAGTCGAGTGTTTAATGCGCGAACTCGGGTTGGTTCATGTTCGTGATAGTTTTGTTGGAGATGAAGACGATAGAGGGATATCCGGTGGAGAAAGGAAACGGGTATCGATTGGTGTCGATATGATCCCTGACCCACCCATTTTACTCCTCGACGAGCCTACATCAGGGTTAGATAGTAGCTCGGCTCTTCAAGTGATTGAGTTACTATCAAACATGGCTAGTTCAAAGCAACGAACCATCATTTTATCTATCCACCAACCGAGTTATCGAGTCCTCCAATACATTTCTAACTTCTTAATCCTTTCAAACGGTTCAGTAATCCATAACGGGTCACTAGAGTCACTCGAGGAAACCATTAATCAGCTGGGATTCGAAATCCCAACACAACTAAATGCACTCGAGTTTTCAATGGAAATCAAGGAGGTTCTTGAAACGTCATATAACTCGAAAGATCCCGTTATTACATTTAGAGAACTTATGGAACCATCTTTCGCAACAGTATGGGCTGAACAAACACACGGAACGTTTCAAGAGCTTTTAAGACGAGATCAAAACATGGATAGAACTCGATATAAACATGGTTTATACGAAATTCTAGTTCTTTGCACACGATTTTGGAAATCAATTTACAGGACTAAACAATTGTTCTTAGCAAGAACGATGCAAGCGATTGTTGGAGGACTCGGTTTAGGGAGTGTTTATGTAAATATCAAGAATAACGAAAACGGGATTGCAGAAAGATTAGGCCTTTTCGCTTTTAGTCTTAGTTTTCTTCTTTCTTCAACGGTTGAAGCACTTCCTATATACCTTCAAGAACGTCGGGTCTTGATGAAAGAAGCATCAAGAGGTGCATACAAAACGTCTTCTTATATGATCGCTAACACTATTGTGTTCCTACCGTTTCTTTTTGTGGTTGGGCTTCTTTTTTCTATTCCGGTCTACTGGCTAGTCGGGCTGAACCCATCGTTCACTGcattcgcctttttcgttttcgttGTTTGGCTCATCGTACTAATGGCTAGCTCGTTGGTTCTGTTCCTAAGTGCGGTTTCTCCTGATTTTATATCGGGAAATTCACTCATTTGCACGGTTCTTGGTGCATTTTTCCTCTTTTCGGGCTACTTTATACCAAAAGAATTGATACCCAAATACTGGATGTTCATGTACTACGTGTCGTTATATCGATACCCGTTAGATTCATGGTTGGTTAATGAGTATTGGGAAAGAATGGATGTTTGTTTTTCTGGGGAGAGTTATGGGTCTAAATGTATGGTTACTGGGAAGGATATATTGAATGGTAGAGGGCTTAGTTTTGACACTAGATGGATGAATGTTGGGATCATGTTTGGTTTCTTTGTGTTTTATAGAGTTCTTTGTTGGATCATTCTTGCAAGAAAGGTCTCTAGAACaacaatatga
- the LOC139904469 gene encoding phosphatidylinositol N-acetylglucosaminyltransferase subunit A isoform X2, protein MECNEGRHNILMVSDFFYPNFGGVENHIYLLSLCLLKLGHKVVVMTHAYANRSGVRYMTNGLKVYYIPWKPFLMQNTLPTFYGTLPIVRTILLREKISLVHGHQAFSTLCHEALMHARTMGYKVIFTDHSLYGFADIGSIHMNKVLQFTLADVSQAICVSHTSKENTVLRSGLPPEKVYVIPNAVDTTMFKPATVRLGMDPIVIVVVSRLVYRKGADLLVEVIPEVCQLYPNVRFIIGGDGPKRVRLEEMREKHSLQDRVEMLGAVPHAKVRSVLNSGHIFLNSSLTEAFCIAILEAASCGLLTVSTRVGGVPEVLPDDMIVLAKPDPRDMVHAIKKAIRILPQIDPQEMHLRIKGMYSWHDVAKRTEIVYDRALRCSNQTLLERLPRYLTCGALAGKLFCLVMIIDFILWRLLQLWQPDSEVEVVPDIKHSQSKPG, encoded by the exons ATGGAATGCAACGAGGGGAGGCATAACATTTTGATGGTATCTGATTTTTTTTATCCAAATTTTGGGGGTGTGGAGAATCACATCTATCTGTTATCACTATGTTTGCTTAAGCTTGGTCATAAG GTGGTAGTTATGACTCATGCTTATGCAAACCGTTCCGGGGTTAGGTACATGACAAATGGTTTAAAAGTTTATTACATACCTTGGAAGCCGTTTCTTATGCAAAACACTTTACCAACGTTTTATGGAACACTCCCGATTGTAAGGACGATTCTTCTTAGAGAAAAGATCTCACTAGTACACGGGCATCAAGCATTTTCAACCCTTTGTCACGAAGCTTTAATGCACGCACGAACAATGGGTTATAAAGTCATATTCACTGATCATTCACTATATGGTTTTGCTGATATTGGAAGCATTCACATGAATAAAGTATTACAATTTACCTTAGCAGATGTAAGTCAAGCCATTTGTGTCTCACATACAAGTAAAGAAAATACAGTTTTGAGATCAGGGTTGCCACCCGAAAAGGTTTATGTTATACCGAATGCTGTGGATACAACTATGTTTAAGCCTGCTACAGTAAGACTTGGTATGGatccgattgttattgttgttgttagtcgATTGGTTTATCGTAAGGGTGCAGATCTGCTTGTTGAAGTTATTCCTGAAGTATGTCAGTTGTACCCTAAT GTCCGCTTTATCATTGGAGGAGATGGACCCAAGAGAGTAAGATTAGAAGAGATGAGGGAAAAACACTCTCTTCAAGATCGAGTTGAAATGTTAGGTGCGGTCCCACATGCTAAAGTGCGATCTGTTTTGAACTCTGGCCATATATTCTTGAACAG TTCTTTAACAGAGGCATTCTGTATAGCAATACTAGAGGCTGCTAGTTGTGGATTATTGACAGTGAGTACACGAGTTGGTGGTGTACCAGAG GTTCTACCAGATGATATGATTGTTCTTGCTAAACCAGATCCTAGGGATATGGTACATGCAATTAAGAAGGCAATACGGATACTTCCTCAAATTGATCCACAAGAGATGCACCTTCGT ATAAAAGGCATGTATAGTTGGCACGATGTTGCCAAAAGAACAGAGATTGTGTATGATCGTGCCTTGAGATGTTCGAATCAAACCTTATTGGAAAGACTCCCTAG GTACCTTACATGTGGTGCTTTGGCAGGCAAACTTTTTTGTCTAGTTATGATCATTGATTTCATATTATGGCGACTATTACAACTGTGGCAG CCCGACTCTGAAGTTGAGGTGGTACCTGATATAAAGCACTCACAGAGCAAACCTGGATGA
- the LOC139904469 gene encoding phosphatidylinositol N-acetylglucosaminyltransferase subunit A isoform X1 has translation MYFNLIYCCGQNCFYVVMECNEGRHNILMVSDFFYPNFGGVENHIYLLSLCLLKLGHKVVVMTHAYANRSGVRYMTNGLKVYYIPWKPFLMQNTLPTFYGTLPIVRTILLREKISLVHGHQAFSTLCHEALMHARTMGYKVIFTDHSLYGFADIGSIHMNKVLQFTLADVSQAICVSHTSKENTVLRSGLPPEKVYVIPNAVDTTMFKPATVRLGMDPIVIVVVSRLVYRKGADLLVEVIPEVCQLYPNVRFIIGGDGPKRVRLEEMREKHSLQDRVEMLGAVPHAKVRSVLNSGHIFLNSSLTEAFCIAILEAASCGLLTVSTRVGGVPEVLPDDMIVLAKPDPRDMVHAIKKAIRILPQIDPQEMHLRIKGMYSWHDVAKRTEIVYDRALRCSNQTLLERLPRYLTCGALAGKLFCLVMIIDFILWRLLQLWQPDSEVEVVPDIKHSQSKPG, from the exons ATGTATTTTAATCTCATATATTGTTGTGGACAAAATTGTTTCTATGTAGTTATGGAATGCAACGAGGGGAGGCATAACATTTTGATGGTATCTGATTTTTTTTATCCAAATTTTGGGGGTGTGGAGAATCACATCTATCTGTTATCACTATGTTTGCTTAAGCTTGGTCATAAG GTGGTAGTTATGACTCATGCTTATGCAAACCGTTCCGGGGTTAGGTACATGACAAATGGTTTAAAAGTTTATTACATACCTTGGAAGCCGTTTCTTATGCAAAACACTTTACCAACGTTTTATGGAACACTCCCGATTGTAAGGACGATTCTTCTTAGAGAAAAGATCTCACTAGTACACGGGCATCAAGCATTTTCAACCCTTTGTCACGAAGCTTTAATGCACGCACGAACAATGGGTTATAAAGTCATATTCACTGATCATTCACTATATGGTTTTGCTGATATTGGAAGCATTCACATGAATAAAGTATTACAATTTACCTTAGCAGATGTAAGTCAAGCCATTTGTGTCTCACATACAAGTAAAGAAAATACAGTTTTGAGATCAGGGTTGCCACCCGAAAAGGTTTATGTTATACCGAATGCTGTGGATACAACTATGTTTAAGCCTGCTACAGTAAGACTTGGTATGGatccgattgttattgttgttgttagtcgATTGGTTTATCGTAAGGGTGCAGATCTGCTTGTTGAAGTTATTCCTGAAGTATGTCAGTTGTACCCTAAT GTCCGCTTTATCATTGGAGGAGATGGACCCAAGAGAGTAAGATTAGAAGAGATGAGGGAAAAACACTCTCTTCAAGATCGAGTTGAAATGTTAGGTGCGGTCCCACATGCTAAAGTGCGATCTGTTTTGAACTCTGGCCATATATTCTTGAACAG TTCTTTAACAGAGGCATTCTGTATAGCAATACTAGAGGCTGCTAGTTGTGGATTATTGACAGTGAGTACACGAGTTGGTGGTGTACCAGAG GTTCTACCAGATGATATGATTGTTCTTGCTAAACCAGATCCTAGGGATATGGTACATGCAATTAAGAAGGCAATACGGATACTTCCTCAAATTGATCCACAAGAGATGCACCTTCGT ATAAAAGGCATGTATAGTTGGCACGATGTTGCCAAAAGAACAGAGATTGTGTATGATCGTGCCTTGAGATGTTCGAATCAAACCTTATTGGAAAGACTCCCTAG GTACCTTACATGTGGTGCTTTGGCAGGCAAACTTTTTTGTCTAGTTATGATCATTGATTTCATATTATGGCGACTATTACAACTGTGGCAG CCCGACTCTGAAGTTGAGGTGGTACCTGATATAAAGCACTCACAGAGCAAACCTGGATGA
- the LOC139904469 gene encoding phosphatidylinositol N-acetylglucosaminyltransferase subunit A isoform X3: MYFNLIYCCGQNCFYVVMECNEGRHNILMVSDFFYPNFGGVENHIYLLSLCLLKLGHKVVVMTHAYANRSGVRYMTNGLKVYYIPWKPFLMQNTLPTFYGTLPIVRTILLREKISLVHGHQAFSTLCHEALMHARTMGYKVIFTDHSLYGFADIGSIHMNKVLQFTLADVSQAICVSHTSKENTVLRSGLPPEKVYVIPNAVDTTMFKPATVRLGMDPIVIVVVSRLVYRKGADLLVEVIPEVCQLYPNVRFIIGGDGPKRVRLEEMREKHSLQDRVEMLGAVPHAKVRSVLNSGHIFLNSSLTEAFCIAILEAASCGLLTVSTRVGGVPEVLPDDMIVLAKPDPRDMVHAIKKAIRILPQIDPQEMHLRIKGMYSWHDVAKRTEIVYDRALRCSNQTLLERLPRQTFLSSYDH, encoded by the exons ATGTATTTTAATCTCATATATTGTTGTGGACAAAATTGTTTCTATGTAGTTATGGAATGCAACGAGGGGAGGCATAACATTTTGATGGTATCTGATTTTTTTTATCCAAATTTTGGGGGTGTGGAGAATCACATCTATCTGTTATCACTATGTTTGCTTAAGCTTGGTCATAAG GTGGTAGTTATGACTCATGCTTATGCAAACCGTTCCGGGGTTAGGTACATGACAAATGGTTTAAAAGTTTATTACATACCTTGGAAGCCGTTTCTTATGCAAAACACTTTACCAACGTTTTATGGAACACTCCCGATTGTAAGGACGATTCTTCTTAGAGAAAAGATCTCACTAGTACACGGGCATCAAGCATTTTCAACCCTTTGTCACGAAGCTTTAATGCACGCACGAACAATGGGTTATAAAGTCATATTCACTGATCATTCACTATATGGTTTTGCTGATATTGGAAGCATTCACATGAATAAAGTATTACAATTTACCTTAGCAGATGTAAGTCAAGCCATTTGTGTCTCACATACAAGTAAAGAAAATACAGTTTTGAGATCAGGGTTGCCACCCGAAAAGGTTTATGTTATACCGAATGCTGTGGATACAACTATGTTTAAGCCTGCTACAGTAAGACTTGGTATGGatccgattgttattgttgttgttagtcgATTGGTTTATCGTAAGGGTGCAGATCTGCTTGTTGAAGTTATTCCTGAAGTATGTCAGTTGTACCCTAAT GTCCGCTTTATCATTGGAGGAGATGGACCCAAGAGAGTAAGATTAGAAGAGATGAGGGAAAAACACTCTCTTCAAGATCGAGTTGAAATGTTAGGTGCGGTCCCACATGCTAAAGTGCGATCTGTTTTGAACTCTGGCCATATATTCTTGAACAG TTCTTTAACAGAGGCATTCTGTATAGCAATACTAGAGGCTGCTAGTTGTGGATTATTGACAGTGAGTACACGAGTTGGTGGTGTACCAGAG GTTCTACCAGATGATATGATTGTTCTTGCTAAACCAGATCCTAGGGATATGGTACATGCAATTAAGAAGGCAATACGGATACTTCCTCAAATTGATCCACAAGAGATGCACCTTCGT ATAAAAGGCATGTATAGTTGGCACGATGTTGCCAAAAGAACAGAGATTGTGTATGATCGTGCCTTGAGATGTTCGAATCAAACCTTATTGGAAAGACTCCCTAG GCAAACTTTTTTGTCTAGTTATGATCATTGA